The proteins below are encoded in one region of Candidatus Obscuribacter sp.:
- a CDS encoding tetratricopeptide repeat protein gives MKKRLLSLSLSITTALLSLTILTGAVTAGPSFQQGIADYKAGRYQQALNTFKTFAASYPNNALVHYYLAMSHQAVGHIAQAKQEYQAAILYGDAGLKQQATTGLNQLSKANTQIAYGGAPSSAPSAGGGRVSPGGSSQPKSKVRKIYEFYADW, from the coding sequence ATGAAAAAACGACTTTTAAGCCTCTCATTGTCCATTACAACTGCTCTGTTATCGCTGACCATCCTCACAGGCGCGGTCACAGCGGGACCATCTTTTCAGCAGGGCATCGCTGACTACAAGGCTGGTCGCTACCAGCAGGCGCTCAATACCTTTAAAACGTTTGCCGCATCCTACCCGAACAATGCCCTGGTACATTACTACCTGGCAATGTCGCACCAGGCAGTCGGTCATATTGCCCAGGCCAAACAGGAATATCAAGCAGCCATCCTATATGGCGACGCTGGCTTGAAGCAACAGGCAACGACAGGCTTGAATCAGCTCAGCAAAGCTAATACTCAAATAGCCTATGGCGGGGCTCCATCCTCAGCGCCCAGTGCTGGGGGGGGCAGAGTCAGCCCTGGTGGTAGCAGCCAGCCCAAATCAAAAGTGCGCAAAATCTACGAATTTTACGCCGATTGGTGA
- a CDS encoding Gfo/Idh/MocA family oxidoreductase yields MSKKVRFAVVGLGHIAQNAVLPAFKHSKENCELTGFVSGDSEKTAQLGSEYGVGRSWHYDDYEDALASKAFDAVYIALPDDMHAEYAVKAANHGIHVLCEKPMATRVDECQAMIDAAKRNNIKLMIAYRLHFERTNMEALEQIRQGKIGNPRFFNASFGQQIRAGNIRTKEEHSGGPLHDIGIYCLNAARYIFGEEPYEVMGMACATNDSRFAEVPETVSAMLKFPGDRIATFTCSFGTTDDISRFEVAGTKGLISVDPAFGYQGELSYKLTVGGKESLHKTPKRDQFAPELIHFADCILQNKEPNPCGFEGQKDVRIIAAIEESIRRGEKVLLEALPGTVRPDKTLIREKPAVKNPKLVNVQAPSL; encoded by the coding sequence ATGAGCAAGAAGGTCAGATTTGCCGTGGTAGGACTGGGCCACATAGCCCAAAACGCAGTGCTACCAGCATTTAAACACAGCAAAGAAAACTGCGAACTGACAGGTTTTGTCAGTGGAGACAGCGAAAAAACAGCACAGCTCGGAAGTGAATACGGAGTCGGGCGCTCCTGGCACTATGACGATTACGAGGACGCTTTAGCTAGCAAAGCATTTGACGCCGTCTACATCGCATTGCCTGACGATATGCACGCAGAATACGCAGTCAAAGCAGCCAATCACGGCATCCATGTTTTATGCGAAAAACCTATGGCTACTAGAGTAGATGAGTGCCAGGCGATGATTGATGCCGCCAAGCGCAATAATATCAAATTGATGATTGCCTACCGTCTGCACTTTGAGCGCACCAATATGGAAGCACTGGAACAAATTAGACAGGGCAAAATAGGCAACCCTAGATTTTTCAATGCTAGTTTTGGTCAACAGATCAGAGCCGGCAACATACGCACCAAAGAAGAGCACAGTGGCGGACCACTACACGACATCGGTATCTACTGCCTCAACGCAGCTCGTTATATTTTTGGCGAAGAGCCTTATGAAGTGATGGGCATGGCCTGTGCTACCAACGACAGTCGCTTTGCCGAAGTACCTGAAACAGTAAGCGCTATGCTCAAGTTTCCGGGGGACAGGATAGCTACATTTACCTGCAGTTTTGGTACCACTGACGATATCTCCAGATTTGAAGTAGCCGGCACAAAGGGTCTTATCTCGGTGGATCCAGCATTTGGCTATCAGGGCGAACTCAGCTATAAACTGACCGTAGGTGGTAAAGAAAGCCTGCATAAAACCCCAAAACGGGATCAGTTTGCGCCAGAGCTTATTCACTTTGCCGATTGCATACTGCAAAACAAAGAGCCAAATCCATGCGGCTTTGAAGGACAAAAAGATGTCCGCATAATCGCTGCCATCGAAGAGTCAATTAGACGTGGTGAAAAAGTCCTACTGGAAGCTCTACCGGGAACCGTGAGACCGGATAAAACTCTAATTAGAGAAAAGCCAGCGGTAAAAAATCCCAAGCTCGTCAATGTCCAGGCGCCATCACTCTAA